AAGTGGCACATATTGGCCATTCCTAGGGAAGACCAGAGAAAAAAAATAACGAGTTGCAAAAGTGAGGTCAAAACAACAAGATCAGAGTGTAAATTACAAGACTGAGAAAAGGAAGCTTCATCCATGTGCTACTGAATACTTCATCAAAAACAAAGATGCATGATACAAAAAATAATTAGTCCAAACAAATGCCATTGGGATGTGGTCTAATTCAGAAGTTCCAACAGCCGCAACACAGAACAACAGAACATTTTGTGTGACAGGCCTGAAAATTTAGTGCACGAGCTAGTCTTTAAGTTGCAATGTACTAATGTATGGTATCTACTGAACATGCATAAAAAAAATTCCATATTTTAAACATTAAAAAAGAAATTCCATATGACCCTGTTATATCACAATACTTGTAAGTTTGCATAAGTAGTAGTTCACAACATAGTCCCTGAGAGTCAAAATCAGTATCCTTACCTGCCAAGGTCTCCCCCAGTCAAGCGGCATAGGCCAAGCACCAAGCCATGCTCCTATCACGGCTCCATGAGATGGCATAGAGATCATGTACTCCACAACATCAGATGATGTGAAATAACTGGCACGCGAAAAAACAAATCAACTATGGTATCAGGTAAGCTTGGACAGTACAAATGAACTCCTCACACCATGAACTTATTTAGTAGTCAGGAATATACATGGAATAAGAAAGCGCATTCTGCCAATCGACTTTGGATGCTCCGAAGACACATGCTGCCGGAACAAACTGCAATGTCACAGTGTCATGCATTTACTTAGTCACGCGGTCACGCACTCACGCCTCAGTTGTACAGGTATCACATGGTAAATCATGAATCATCTGGAAGTACCAGTACAGGACCAGCACATGTGCCGGTTTTGCAGTTGGTAATCTTGTTGTGAACAAGTGGTAGCTGTTGAATTAGTATACCAGAGCAAAAGCAACGTACTGTGAACAGCGACATAAGAAGCGACCTGTATATCGTTGCTGTCCAGAACCTGCAAATGTGAAATACTATCAGGCAATGCGTTACTGGTATGTGTTGTTTACGTTTGAATTAAAATATCCCTGTGAAACCGATGAAATCAGATACATAACATAAACAGTTATTCTAGTCGTGACTCGTAATCGCTAATAATAGCGTGTACCATGGGGACTACTAACAATCATAAACATCCTTGTCAGTCGACACTTACTTGATTCCAACAGGCGCGCCAAGAGCAACCGCACCAAATGCATTTAGGAACGCTCCTGGCGGAGTGAAGTGTGTAAAATAAGAATAAATACACGAAACACATAAAGATGGGGAGATCCTCAATACCGCAGCTTGACTTATTGTTATTCCGAAGAGCAAATCAACACATATATTACTAAGTAGTAGTGAGTATCGGCTAATTACTCAGATATCCAGCATTGAGGTTTTCGTTTCGTATAAGCATTCGACATGTACTAGTAATGGAGCATTTTATCCTATAGTTACTCATATTCTTCAAACTAGACAGAAGACTGATGCAAATGCGATGGATCAAAGTAAAACTGCAGCACAGAGCCACAGAGAGCTAACCTATGGGCAAGCCAAGCAATCCACGTGCAGCCGCCTTGAGGAACTGCAGTTGAAGAAACAAAATTTCCGTGTCACTGAACAGACGATGAACTTGGGTATGAAAATACTAGGGAGAAACAATTCACACGCACCGAACAGTGTTTGGGATCTCGCCGGAGCAAGCTGAACACCACGATGATGAGTGGCACTTCACAGACCTAGAGAAAAGAATCAGCCCGTTGGGTGAGAAGATACGTGGGAAGCAGTGGTAATGTGAGGAGGGGAACGAATCTTACCACGACGAGACGGAGGGCAAGGGCAGGGTCGGAGACAAGCGCGCCGCGGCCAGCGAGGGAGTGGGCGACAGCGAGGCATGCAAAGCAGAGCGTGTGGGCAGCCGCGGTGGTGAAGGCGCTGATCTGGGTCACCTCAGCGCCCATGGCCGGGTCGCACGGGGAGAGGGAGTCCTACGGGTGGTAAGGCCTGTCTTCTCAACCAGTGCGCGCGGTGGAGCTGGGAGAGCTTGGAACCCCCGCCGGCCGGAGTTGGGAGCAGGGATCGGAGCTGCGACTGGTAAACGGGTTGAGTCAGACCGTCACCAGCGGTCCAAGAGCGAACACGTCCAGATGCAAAAAAACGCTCGGTCGCAACACACATAGACGACACGTCCAACCGAGAATTCCTCCGGTCCACCTCACGCTGAGAATGGGGCAAAGCCCGCAACAAAGAAGCCCGCCGCCGTGGCTCTGCGGAGTGCGTCGCCAAAGAGGAACAGAGGCATCTGCAGCGGCACGAGCTTCAGTTGCTATTGCTCCCGTCACTCCGTCAGGTCATCGCTGAAGAAGCACATTCAGCAATCAGAAAATTCAGGTTAGAAAATTCAGACAATCAGAAAACAAATCAGTGCAGATATGATATGTTAGCCATGGATGGTCAAATAAAAAAACTGAAAGATTTATATGACGACAGTGCATTCCGTTGCACCAACATTCGCTCAGACGTTACTCAAACAGGAGCACATAATATAGTTTGTCAATGTACTGTTATTCCCATTGTTAGATGATGAAACACGATCTGTGGGAAATATTCAGGAAAATTTTAATAGTGACTTTGTTGCTTACAACTTGTCATCTGAAAACTGGACGGAATCCATCCCAGGTTACTTCTCAAACTTGACAGTTTACCAATGCCTTTCGGATTTCATGAATAAGATGACCTCTCAATTAATGGCTAACTGGCCAGCCCACCATTTCAAACAATTAGTGTTACTTCTCAAACTAGACAGTTTACATTGGTTACTTCTCCAACGACTAGTTTATCATAGGCGGCGGTCAGTGGACTTCCTAAAAACAACATTCGCTAAACAGCGTTATTACTTGTTCCTGAAAGGCTTAATGTTGAAATTGATGCTCTAGTGGGAACTACGAAACTAAGAAAGTAGTATAATCCTAGCAATTTTTCAAATACAGTATAGATCAGTCAAATTTTCCAGGGTGATAGTCATCTCTGGTTCAATACAGTTTGCACTTCAAACCACTTAAGAGTAGCATTGCCTATATCGGTCAAATTTCTTGTTGTTCTTACTGACCTCAACTAGCAGACTGACAGTGATAGTATAAAATCAACACCTTTTTATATGATAAATGTATCATTCTTGCAATACTAATTCGAAGTATGTCAGGATTCCATTTTACATGGTTATTTTCTTCAATTTCAACTTATTAGTTTTCAACCTTTCATTACATATCCAGTAATTTAGCACTAGAACTGCAGCTAACCACTAACATGCCCTAAATGCAGATGTTCAGAACAAAAGCTTGTTCAATTTACAGGGAATGCATATGCTTACAAAGGTGAGACCCTTTGTCCGTAAACTTTTAGAAGAAACAAGAAATATGTTTGAGATGTATATATAAACCATGGGTAAAATTTTAGAAGCAAACAATATGTTTGAGATGTATATATACACCATGGGTAAAAAAAATTAGAAGCAAACAATACGTTTGGATGTAAACTTGTAGAACCAAGCAAGCCGCGGAACTGGAAATGCACCCACACGAGTTTTCAAGACGAGCCTAAACATGGTTAGCAGAAAACCAATTTAaacttactgcaaggagaagtagCCCCATTGATCATCATTTATCAGGTATAATTCTTACTGAATGTCAAGGTTTACAATAGAAGCTTCAACAGGGTGACAACTCCCATGCCTATCTTCGGTTGACCATGTTAGCAACTAAGGTAAATCATTCGTAAAATAGGATGTAGCAAGACTAATAAAATAGTTTTGCTGAATCACTCAGCGGAGTAATCGACTAGCTTTGCTGAATGCCAATGGCGTAGTTTTGTGATTCGGAAATCACTAGCTCAGGTGTACCATGAGATGAACGGGAAAATGAAGAAGCAATGCGTGGCCATGAGTTGCTGCTCACGCCTCACCTTGGTGAGAAGGGTAGGCACGACGATGCGGTGAGATTTCCTCCGTGCTGCAGAAGGTCGGGCGGGCGGGAGGGTGGCGGCGACGGAGGTGGTGCAGGCTGGCGGCGATGCAAGAAAACCTAGAGTGAAGGGCGTCGGGGATGGAGAGACCGAGGGCGCGGGGCGCTGGCCGGTATTGCAGGGCAACGGCGGCGGTAGGCCGGTAGTGGTtcagggcggcggcggtggaggaagGGGAATCCTAGGCTAGCTGGGCGGCGTCGCATCGGCCATGGCAAAACTCGAGAAAGGAAGCCAGGTTCTCGTCGCCCCCGAATAGCTCGTGCGGGTTGAACCCGTGGGTTTCAGCCCGTTTCAGATTCTGCGGTTTGAGTCCAAACCGCACGGGCGGTATGGGCCGGTCCAGTGTGTCCTTGCCTGTTTAGTTTTCcgttttttctttgatttttatttctgttttatatttttatatttttatattttcttctttgtttattTTTCAATGATAAGATGTAAAAATGTTAGGACTCGATTTTTTTGATGTTTTTAAAAAATTATGTTTTTAAAATTTActcaaatttaaattttgaaaattttcacTCTCAAAAATTATTCAgatttttaaaaattcaaattTCCAAAATATCCATTTTAAAAATTTCTTCAACTTCcaaaaatcatcaaatttgaacattttcgaattttttaaaaTTGTTCACTCTCAGAAAAGTTCAATCTTTGAAAATGTTTTTTTTTAAGATGTTTAAATTTCGGATTTTTGATAAAATGTCCATATTCTTCAAAAGTCTGCTTTCTAGGAAATGTTCAGattaaaaaaacaaaacaaaagcaaCAGAAATGAAAAATAAATAAATCAACAGAAACTACACCGGCCCAACATGCCGACCTGATCCAGTCCATTTTCTTTTAGCCCCCACTTCAGCCCGTCGCAACTAACACCGAAGCAAAACCCGCACAAAAGGGCCCAATTACACATGCACCATTCCCAGCTTGAATTGCAACTATCTGTAACAATTTTAGTATACCAGActagcttttttttttgaaagctaAATATATATTAAggcaagcaagccgcctcattaaaaatcttccagcccccttaggtaccctggaaggaaaagagtgcgtctggaacTTGCTGCCACCACACAGAGATATAATTACAACGCAGTGAGCAAAGTCATGTCTCTAAGAACAAAAGGTAAAATAAAATCTGGGGGACGATCCCTCCAGTGGATACTACTCCTAGTCTCATAAGCTCTCTTTGCCAAATGATGTGCCACCATATTTGCTTCTCTTCTACAGTGGATAAATTTCACCATTCTCATCGAACTTGCCTTTTGGAAACAATCAGCTAAGATAGCCGAATACGGCCCCATAATATCTATCGTTACACTGCATGCTTCAGTAACTTCAGTCGAATCAGATTCAATATAAGCAGCATCGCAGCCAATATTCTCTAAAAAATCGAGCCCCTTAAGAATCGCCATAGCTTCCGCCGATGTGGCTGATTGCATATTTCCCAATGGACACGCTATGCCAGCAATCGCTTCCCCCTTATCGTTGCGTAACACTGCAGCCGCCGCACCCGAACCATCTGGAAAATAAGAAGCATCCACATTTAACTTTAAACTCCCTCTAGGCGGTTTATCCCAATCATAATCTTTTTGTACTGATATCCCGCAAGCCACTCCATAATTTGCTGTCAAGGCTTTGATTGAGAATGTAGTACTCGTAACCGGCCTAATCTTCTCACCCTTCACGAATTCCCTTCTTTGCCACCAAATATACCAAGAGCCAACAGCCACAACTTCTTGTAGACCCACTTGATCCAAAACAGCGAGTTTCCTCTTCTCCGAACATAGAATCTGCTCCAAAATAACCGAACCCGAGAGCTCATTTTTTGAGTAGTGTTTTATTTCAGCAAGAAGCCCCAGCTCACGCCACACTTCCCTTGCCCTCTCACAGCTGAACAAAAGATGCTTAATGTCTTCTGGACCTTTTTTGCAAACCGGACACTGTGGATGTACCTTTATGTGACGATCAGCCAGAATGGACATTCCTGGCACCACTCCATGCAAAGCCTTCCAAAGGAAGATTTTAATCTTACTAGGCACATCCAAATCCCACATAACCTCCCAGACCGGATTTACTCTAGATGAACCTTGCCCATCTCCTCTCCGATTTTTTTTACCATACTGATATTCATATTCCATGTGATAAGCTGAGCGGACCAAGAATACAAAATTCTTTGAAGAGTGCCAGGCAACAAAATCCTCAGTCATTTCAGAGCTTAATGGAATCTTCAAAATGCGTTCTGCGTCTATGTTGACGAACAGTAAGCGAATCAAATCTTCATCCCACTGATCCGTAGTTGGGTTAATAAGTTCATCAACAGTTCGAAGCACAATCTGTCCCCTCCGTGTCATTACCTTCCTCGTCGGACTTGAGGGAAGCCAATGGTCCTCCCATATATTCACCTGAGTACCTGAGCCGATTCTCCATATATGACCCCTCTTGAAGACTTGCAGTCCCGCAACAATGCTTTGCCAGGTATATGACGACCCCT
This Lolium perenne isolate Kyuss_39 chromosome 1, Kyuss_2.0, whole genome shotgun sequence DNA region includes the following protein-coding sequences:
- the LOC127327722 gene encoding uncharacterized protein isoform X3, yielding MGAEVTQISAFTTAAAHTLCFACLAVAHSLAGRGALVSDPALALRLVVVCEVPLIIVVFSLLRRDPKHCSFLKAAARGLLGLPIGAFLNAFGAVALGAPVGIKFWTATIYRSLLMSLFTFVPAACVFGASKVDWQNALSYSIYFTSSDVVEYMISMPSHGAVIGAWLGAWPMPLDWGRPWQEWPICATYGAIAGHLIGMVVSLILIVAQKRRVRAKAD
- the LOC127327722 gene encoding uncharacterized protein isoform X1 produces the protein MGAEVTQISAFTTAAAHTLCFACLAVAHSLAGRGALVSDPALALRLVVVCEVPLIIVVFSLLRRDPKHCSFLKAAARGLLGLPIGAFLNAFGAVALGAPVGIKFWTATIYRSLLMSLFTVRCFCSGILIQQLPLVHNKITNCKTGTCAGPVLFVPAACVFGASKVDWQNALSYSIYFTSSDVVEYMISMPSHGAVIGAWLGAWPMPLDWGRPWQEWPICATYGAIAGHLIGMVVSLILIVAQKRRVRAKAD
- the LOC127327722 gene encoding uncharacterized protein isoform X2 — encoded protein: MGAEVTQISAFTTAAAHTLCFACLAVAHSLAGRGALVSDPALALRLVVVCEVPLIIVVFSLLRRDPKHCSFLKAAARGLLGLPIGAFLNAFGAVALGAPVGIKFWTATIYRSLLMSLFTVRCFCSGILIQQLPLVHNKITNCKTGTCAGPVLFVPAACVFGASKVDWQNALSYSIYFTSSDVVEYMISMPSHGAVIGAWLGAWPMPLDWGRPWQACHTKCSVVLCCGCWNF